CGTTGACCAGCAGGTTGGGGAAGCGCGAGGGCAGGACGACGGGCTCCTGCGTCTGACCGTCGTAGTTGTCCTCGAAGTCGACCGTGTCTTCTTCGATGTCGCGCACCATCTCGAGCGCGAGCTGCGACATCTTCGTCTCGGTGTACCGCGGGGCGGCCGCCCCCTGGTTGCCCGGCGAGCCGAAGTTGCCCTGCCCGAGAGCGAGCGGGTACCGCAGCGACCACGGCTGCACCAGGCGCACGAGGGCGTCGTAGATGGGGGCGTCACCGTGCGGGTGGTAGTGACCCATGACCTCGCCGACGACGCGGGCGCATTTCGAGAAGGACTTGTCGGGGCGGAAGCCGCCGTCGTACATGCCGTAGATCACGCGACGGTGCACGGGCTTGAGACCATCCTCGACGCGCGGGAGCGCGCGGCCGACGATGACGCTCATCGCGTAGTCGAGGTAGCTCCGCTGCATCTCGAGCTGAAGGTCGACCTGGTCGATCTTGCCGTGGTTGTGCGCGGGATCCGACCGGACGTCGTCGGGCTCGGGCGTGATGTCGTCAGCCATGTCTTCTCAGTTTCGTAGGGCGTCGTCGTTCGTCGTGCGGGACGAGATCAGATGTCGAGGAAGCGGACGTCTTTGGCGTTGCGCTGGATGAAGCTCCGGCGCGACTCGACGTCTTCGCCCATGAGCACCGAGAAGATCTCGTCGGCCGCGGCCGCGTCGTCGATGGTCACCTGGCGCAGCGTCCGCGTCTCGGGGTCCATCGTGGTCTCCCACAGTTCGTGGTCGTTCATCTCGCCGAGACCCTTGTAGCGCTGGATGCCGTTGTCCTTCGGGATCCGTCGGCCCGATGCCTGGCCGTCGACCAGCATCGCGTCGCGCTCCCGGTCGCTGTAGGCGTACTCGTGCGGGTGGTTGGACCACTTCAGGCGGTACAGCGGCGGCTGTGCGAGGTAGACGTATCCGGCCTCGATGAGACCGCGCATGTAGCGGAACAGCAGGGTGAGCAGCAGCGTGGTGATGTGCTGGCCGTCGACGTCGGCATCGGCCATGAGCACGATCTTGTGGTACCGCGCCTTGGCCATGTCGAAGTCCTCGCCGATGCCCGTGCCGAAGGCCTGGATCATCGCCTGGACCTCTTTGTTGCCCAGGGCGCGATCGAGGCGCGCGCGCTCGACGTTCAGGATCTTGCCGCGCAGTGCCAGGATCGCCTGCGTGTGGGGATCGCGGCCCTGCACGGCGGAGCCGCCGGCGGAGTCACCCTCGACGAGGAAGATCTCGCTGATGGACGGGTCTTTCGACGTGCAGTCCTTGAGCTTGTCGGGCATGGCCGCCGACTCGAAGACGCTCTTGCGGCGGGCGGTCTCGCGCGCCTTGCGGGCGGCCAGACGGGCGGTCGCGGCATCGATCGCCTTGCGGATGATGTTCTTGGCCTGGCTCGGGTTGCGGTCGAACCAGTCGCCGAGCTTGTCGCCGACCACCTTCTGCACGTACGCGCGCGCCTCGGTGTTGCCGAGCTTGGTCTTGGTCTGGCCCTCGAACTGCGGCTCCGAGAGCTTCACCGAGATGACGGCGGTCAGCCCCTCGCGGATGTCGTCACCGGTGAGGTTGTCGTCCTTCTCCTTGAGGAGGTTGTTCGCGCGCGCGTAGCGGTTGACGAGCGTCGTCAGGGCCGCGCGGAAGCCCTCTTCATGGGTGCCGCCCTCGTGCGTGTTGATCGTGTTGGCATAGGTGAAGACGTTCTCGGTGTACGCCGTCGTCCACTGCATCGCCAGTTCGAGCGCGATCTTGCGCTCGGTGTCTTCGGACTCGACCTCGATGATCTCGTCGTTGACCACGTCGGCCTTGCGCACGCGGTTGAGGTGCTCGACGTAGTCGACGAGACCGCGCTCGTAGAGGAACGTGTCGTGACGAGCCTCGGTGACCTCTTCGCCGGGTTCACCCTCGGTGATCAGCGACTGCGGTCGCTCGTCACGCAGACTCAGGCGCAGTCCCTTGTTGAGGAACGCCATCTGCTGGAAGCGCGTGCGGAGGGTGTCGTAGTCGAAGTCGACGGTGTCGAAGATGGTGGCATCCGGCCAGAACGTGATCGACGTGCCGGTCTTCTCGCTCTCCTCGCCCTTCGCCAGCGGGGCGAGGGGAACCCCACCGTCGCGGAACGACTGACGCCACACGTGCCCCTGTCGCTGCACCTCGACCTCGAGGCGGGTGGACAGCGCGTTCACGACCGAGGAGCCGACACCGTGGAGACCACCGGAGACCGCGTACCCGCCACCGCCGAACTTGCCGCCGGCGTGGAGCACGGTCAGGACGACCTCGACGGTGGACTTGCCCTCGGTGCGGTGCATGTCGACCGGGATGCCGCGACCGTTGTCGATCACGCGCACCGCGCCGTCGCTGAGGATCGTGACGTCGATGGTGTCGCAGTAACCCGCGAGGGCCTCGTCGACGGAGTTGTCGACGATCTCCTGCACCAGGTGGTGCAGGCCCCGTTCGCCGGTGGAACCGATGTACATACCGGGCCGCTTGCGAACGGCCTCGAGTCCTTCGAGCACCTGAATGGCGTCTGCCCCGTACTCGTTGGGAACCTTCGCCGTCGGGGACGCTTCGGGTTCCTCGGAAACGCTGTCGGGGTTTTCGGACGTCATGAGTACGCGCGCTCCAGATCGGTTCGTCGGAACCTCCATCCTATCGCGCCCGGTCTCGTCGAACGGTGTGTGCGGCCCGTTGCGGGGAGAAATCACCTCGATCCGGGATCGACCATGGTCTAGCCGTAGGTATCGCGCGGACCACGGCCTGGAACGGCTCTGGGCCCCCATTTCCACGAGGGGACGTCGGGTCCGACGAACCGGATCGCCTCGACGCCCGCGTCGGGGAAACGTCGGATGATCTCGGAAAGGATGTGCGCGCGCATCAGTTGCAGCTGTTTCGCCCAGGCGGTGGAGTCGGCCTGGACGGTGAGTGTTCCGGCGTCGAGAGCCACCGGCCGCGTGTGCGCCGCGGTGTCCGCGCCGGCCACCTCGTCCCACGTACGCACCAGGTCCTCACGCGACAGCTGGGGCTCCCAGCCGGCCGACTGCGTGAGCGCGGAGAGCACATCTCCGAGACCCCGGGGATCGCGACCGGGAGAGAAGGGGGCGTTGTCCCCGTCGTCCGTCCGTCGGCGACGCTTCTTCTTGCGATACGGGGAGGGCTCCAGTCCGCGCAGACGGAGGTAGGTGGCCAGGGTCTCGGGCAGCTCGGGCTCGTCACTCATCGACCGGCTCCTCGATCCGGCCCGCCTCGACCCGCACGACGTGCGCGCGCAGCGCGTCGGGCACGTCTTCTTCGACGGCCGACGTCACGATGACCTGTTCGTATCCGCCCGCCAGCTCAGCCAGGCGCGCACGCCGGCCCGCGTCGAGCTCGGCGAACACGTCGTCGAGGATCAGGACGGGGTCGCCCAGGCGCGACTCCGCTCGGAGGAGCTCGGCGGATGCCAGGCGCAGCGCGAGCGCGACCGACCAGGACTCCCCGTGAGAGGCGTATCCCTTGACCGGCAGTCCGCGCACCTCGAGCACCAGGTCGTCGCGGTGCGGACCGACCAGGGTGAGCCCGCGCTCGAGCTCGGCCGGGCGGCGCGCGGCCAGCGCGGCGCGGAACTGCTCGGCGAGGGGGGCCGACGATCGGTCCGCCGCGGCCGCGGACCCTTCTTCGGGGTCTCCCCCGCCCACCGACAGCGCCCACGTCAGTCGAGGGTCGTGATCTGCGCCGGCGATCGCCGCGTACGCGCGGGCCACGGGCGCGGACAGATCGGATGCCAGGGCCAGACGCTCCTCGATCACCTCGGTGCCGAGGGTGATGAGTTTGTCGTCCCACACGTCGAGGGTTCCGAGGGCATCGGCGCGCAGGCCGCGAGCGCGCGCCGACTTGAGCAGCGCGCTGCGTTGACGCAGCACGCGGTCGTAGTCCGCGAGAACCGCGGACATGCGCGGTGTGCGTTGCACAATGAGCTGGTCGGCGAAACGTCGCCGTGCCGAGGGATCGCCCCGGACGATCTGCAGATCCTCGGGCGCGAACAGCACGACCTGCGCGTACCGCGGCAGCTCGGAGGTGCGGACGTTCACGCCGTTGACCCGCGCCTTATTCGCGCCCTGGCGGTTGAGCTGCAGCTCCAGCAGCACGCTCCGCTCACCGTGGGCGAGCCGCGCGCGGACGATCGCGGCATCCGTTCCGTCACGGACCAACGGCGCGTCGGTGGAGACACGGTGGGAACCCAACGTGGCCAGGTAGGCGACGGCTTCGACGAGGTTCGTCTTGCCCTGGCCGTTCCGCCCGACGAAGACGTTCGCCCCGGGGGAGAGCGAGACATCGGTACCCGCGTAATTGCGGAAGTCCTTCAGTCCGAGCTGCTCCACGATCACCGGGTCAGACTACCCGCCACCTCCGACACGGCGACGGGACCGGGCTCAGCGCAGGAGGAGGTTGGGCTGCAACAGGTACTTGAACGTGCCTTCGCCGCCCTTGTCGACCGAGGTCTGGGGGGTCACGAGGACCGGGCTGAGCTTGTTGGCGTTGTCACTCGAGGTGAAGGTGATGCGCGTGAATTCGCTGCGCACCGCGCCGAGCGACTCGAGGAGGTACTGCGGGTTGAGCCCGAGGGTGACCTCATCGCCCACCAGCGTCGCGTCGACGGATTCCGTCGCGCGCGCCTGCTCCGTGCCGGAGGCGTCCATCGAGACACCGTCGGGGCCGAAGGTGAACCGCAGCGGAGCCGAGCGATCGAGCACGAGCGCGACGCGGCGAACGGCCTCGGCCAGGTCGGCGGTGTTCACGACGCTGTGGTGCTCGGTCTGCGCGGGGAAGAGCCGACGGACCGGGGGGAAGTTGCCCTTGATGAGCAGCGATGTCACGGTCTTGTTGCCCGACGAGAAGGCGATGATCTCGCGGTCGCCCGACCCCGAGAACGCGATCGAGATGTCGCCGCCGTGCGCGAAGGTCTTGCCGACCTCCTGCAGGGTTCGTGCCGGCACGAGCGCCGATGTGGGCTCATCGGATGCCGCGGACCCGCCGTCCCAGGGGATCTCGCGAAGCGCGACACGATAGCGGTCGGTGGCGACGAGGCTCAGCTGCGTACCGGTGACCTCGAGCTGCACGCCGGTCAGGACGGGGGTCACATCGTCGCGGGAGGCGGCGAAGGCGACCTGGGCGATGGCGGTGGCGAACTCGTCCGCGGGCACGAGCCCGGATTCACCGCTCACCTCGGGAATGGCGGGGTATTCCTGCACGGGCATGGAGGCGAGAGTGAATCGCGCCGAACCGCAGGTGAGCAGGATGCCGCCGTCGTCGTCGACTGCGATCTGGATCGGGGCATTGGGCAGACGGCTGGCGATGTCGCTGAGGAGTCGACCGTGGACGAGGATCGTGCCGGGTTCGTCGACGGTGGCCTCGATCGTGGTGCGCGCGGACGCTTCGTAGTCGAATGCAGCCAGGGTCAGACCCTGCTCGCCGGCCTCGATGAGAACACCCGCCAGGATCGGCTGAGGGTTGCGCTGGGGCAGGAGCTTGACCACGAACGAGACGGCTTCGCTGAACACATCGCGATTGACGTGGAACTTCACGGGCGCTCCCTTGACGGCGGGTATGGCTTACCCATGCTAGTGCCCCCTTCGCGACGAGCACGTCGAGCGTCGTCGGCACGGCAAGGTCATCGAATCTGCCTTAACGAAGAGTTCAAGTCTTCATCTTGTTAACCGCTGTGGAGAGTGTGGATAACTCGCGACACGCGTGTTAACAGCAGGCGAAGACGGCGTCTCCGGCTGTGGACGACCTGCGGACAGAGGCGTGTGTTAACAGGATCGAGGGCAGCGGGCGGCCATGCCTCCTCCACAGAGTTAACAGGTTCGTGCACACCTCATCCGCAGGAAATGCGAGTTATCCACAAGTTTTCCACACTGTGTAGAACCCCCTGAAAGATGTGTCTTGAGAGCGTCTATATGCCTGATGAGCGGGCGAAAACGGCGAAGGGGCCCTTTCCGTGATCGCGGAAAAGGCCCCTCTGGAGATCGGCGCTCAGCGCATGCGCCCGAGCTGGCTCGTGATCTCCGACACCTGGTTGAAGATGGATCTGCGCTCCTTCATCAGGTCGCTGATCTTCTTGTAGGCGTACATCACGGTCGTGTGATCGCGGTTGCCGAACAGCTGGCCGATCTTCGGCAGCGACAGGCTCGTGCGCTCACGACAGAGGTACATGGCGATCTGACGTGCGGTCGCCACCGCCTGCGACCGGCTCGAGCCGTAGAGATCGTCGACGGAGAGTTTGAAGTACTGCGCCGTGGCCGTGATGATGTCGGTCGGCGAGATCACGTTGGCGTCGTCCTGGTCGATGATGTCCCGGAGCACCGTCTGGGCGAGCGACATGTCGAGGGTCGAACGGTTCAGGCTCGCGAACGCCGACACGCGGATGAGGGCACCCTCGAGCTCGCGGATGTTCGACGACACGACCGTGGCGATGTACTCGAGAACGTCGTCGGGGATGAGGAGCCGCTCGCTCTGCGCCTTCTTTCGAAGGATGGCGATGCGCGTTTCGAGGTCCGGTGCCTGGACGTCGGTGATCAAGCCCCATTCGAAGCGGCTGCGCATGCGATCTTCGAACCCGGTCAACTGCTTGGGCGGCAGGTCGCTGGTGATGACGACCTGCTTGTCGTGATCGTGCAGGGTGTTGAACGTGTGGAAGAACGCCTCCTGCGTCTCCGCGCGTCCCTGCAGGAACTGGATGTCGTCGATGAGGAGGATGTCGACGTCGCGGTACCGCGCCTGGAAGGCGGAGCCGCGGTTGTTCGCGATCGAGTTGATGAAGTCGTTCGTGAATTCCTCGCTCGACACGTACCGGACGCGGATGCCGGCGTACATGCTCGCGGCGTAGTCGCCGATCGCGTGGAGGAGGTGCGTCTTGCCGAGCCCCGAATCACCGTAGATGAAGAGCGGGTTGTAGGCCTTGGCCGGCGCCTCGGCGACGGCGACCGCGGCCGCGTGGGCGAACCGATTGGACTGCCCGATGACGAAGTTGTCGAAGGTGTACTTGGGGTTCAGGCGCGTGTCGTTGCGGGAGGCCGGCACGATCGGTTCGGGCACCTGGTCGATGACGTTGGAGTGCGCGGGCATCGCGGGCACCGAGGGGGTCCGGTCGCCGACGGGGGTGACCGGCGTCCGGTGGGACTCGACGATGTCGGGGTTGACGACCACCCGGAACATGCCGATGTCGGGATCGCTGCCCTGCACGTGAGCCAGCGCTTCGAGGATCGGCGCGCGCATGCGCTTGTTGAACTGCGCCGCGGTCAGATCGTTCGGCACGTCGAGATAGAGCGTGCCGCCCATGACACCCTGCGGGACGGCCAGATTGAGGAAGCCGTGCAGCTGCGGGGTGACGCGATCGTCGGTGAGAAGATGGTCCAGCACGGCTGACCAGACGGGGACATCCGGTACTTCGTGCAAAGACATATCCCCTCCGGGATCTAGACGCGACGGGCGATCGACGAGTCGCGCCGAACCTGTGGATAACTTCCGGGGCCACGCTAGTTCGCGGCTCTCGCGGAGCAAAATCCACTGTAAGACCCGTCCGCGTGTCTTTGCCACGCCTGTGGACAACCCCTGGGGATAATGGGCGGTCGCGTTCTCGGTTTGAGTTAACGGCCGGTACGACGTAGCCTTAGTCGGTTGACTTATGCCTATACGGCAGTCCCGACCCCGTCCCCGGCAGAAGAGCATCGGGCGACACCACCTCCGGAGTGACCCATGAGCAAGCGCACCTTCCAGCCCAACAACCGTCGTCGTGCCAAGAAGCACGGCTTCCGTGCCCGCATGCGCACGCGTGCCGGCCGCGGCATCCTCTCGGCGCGTCGCGCCAAGGGCCGCACCGAGCTCTCGGCCTGACAGACCCGGTGCTCGCGAAGCCGAACCGACTCACCCGCGGATCGGACTACAAAGCCACAGTCCGACGGGGTTCTCGTTGTGCCGGAGCGCACACCGTGACCTACGTCGGAGTGTCGGATGAGTCCACTGCACCGCGATTCGGCTTCATCGTGAGCCGACAGGTCGGCTCCGCTGTCACCCGCAACACCATTCGTCGCCGCCTCAAGGCGGTGTGCGCCGAGGCGCTCCCGACCATTCGCGGGGGCGCCTCGGTCGTCATCCGAGCGCTGCCCTCGGCGGCGACGGCCGATTATGCGACGCTTCGCGCGGACGTCGTGAGGTGCCTCGAACGGAAGGCGTCGGCATGAGCGTCTCGACCCTTCCGACATCGGCCACCGGCTCCGGTCGGCTCACCGCCGATGTGGTGCTGGCATCCGTTCCGCTCCTCCCCCGGAACGCCGGACTCGTTCTGCTCCACGCCTATCGAGCGACGATCTCGCACGTCTACGGCGACGTGTGCAAGTACTACCCCTCCTGCTCCGCCTATTCGGTGGGCGCCGTGCAGCAGCATGGACTCGTGAAGGGCGTCGCGTTCACCGCCGCCCGCCTCGCACGCTGTCATCCCTGGGCTCAGGGTGGCATCGACGACGTCCGTCCTCACCGGGCCTTCCGTCACGAACTCACACGGCACGGTTTCGTCGTGCCCGCCCGAAAGGACTGATCGTGCAATTCGATCTCATTGGGACCATCCTCTGGCCGCTGAAATGGGCGGTCGAGCTCGTGCTCGTGGGGTGGCACTCCCTGTTCACCGCGCTCGGCATGGCGCCGGCCGCGGGCCTCACCTGGGTGCTCTCGATCGTCGGCCTGGTGCTCATCGTCCGTGCTGCACTGATCCCCCTCTTCGTGAAGCAGATCAAGAGCCAGCGCAAGATGATGGAGATCGCTCCCGAGTTGCGCAAGGTGCAGGAGAAGTACCGCGGCAAGAAGGATCAGCTCTCTCGCGAGGCGATGAGCCGCGAGACCATGGCTCTGTACAAGAAGCACGGCACCACTCCTGTCTCGAGCTGCCTGCCCCTGCTGGTGCAGATGCCGATCTTCTTCGCACTCTTCAGCGTGCTCAACGACGTGGCGAAGCACGCCACCAACAACCAGGGTGGTGTGGGCCTGCTCACCCCCGAGCTGACGCGCGAGTTCTACGACGCCCGGTTGTTCGACGTGGCATCCATGCATGTCAACCTGGTCACCGCGTGGGGTCAGCCCGATGGTCAGATCACCGTCGCGATCTTGTTGACCCTCGTCGTTCTGATGATCGCATCGCAGTTCTTCACGCAGCTGCAGATCATCTCGAAGAACCTGTCGCCCGAGGCCAAGACCGGTCAGGCGTACCAGATGCAGAAGATCATGCTCTACATCCTGCCGCTGGCCTTCATCTTCTCCGGTGTCTTCTTCCCCCTCGGCGTCGTCATCTACTGGTTCGTCAGCAACCTGTGGACGATGGTGCAGCAGTTCATCGTCATTCGCGAGATGCCGACTCCCGGTTCCGACGCCGCCAAGGCACGCGAAGAGCGTCTGGCCCGCAAGGGCAAGGCCATCGATTCGTCGGGCAAGGTCGTGCCGATGGAGAAGTACCAGGCCGAGCAGCAGCGCCTGCTGGAAGAAGCCGAGCGTGCGCGCGCTGCCGCTCCCAAACGTCAGCAGCCCGTCGGTAAGCAGCGGGCGAAGAAGCAGCAGTCCGCCAAGAACGCGGGTGCGGCGGGCGGAACCGCCGGCGCCCCCGGATCCACACCCGCCTCCTGACCACCGGAGATCACGATGACGACGTCCGATCAGATCGCACCCGAGCAGACCACCGCCACCGAAGAGCAGCTCGAGCAGGAGGGCGACATCGCCGCCGACTACCTCGAGGGCTTGCTCGACATCGCTGACATCGACGGCGATCTCGCCCTGGATGTGCGCGCCGGCCGGGCCTACGTGTCTGTGGAGGCGGACGACGCCGACGCGCTCCAGAGCATCTCGCACCCCGACACGGTGCAGGCACTGCAGGAGCTCACCCGCCTCGCCGTGCAGAGCTCGACGGGTCGCTTCTCCCGTCTGATTCTCGACATCGGTGGGTCCCGCGACGCTCGTCAGCGTCAGCTCGAGACGCTGGTCGACCGCGCGATCGCGCGTCTCCAGGAGGGCGCGTCGCAGGCTTCGCTCCCCGCGATGTCGAGCTACGAGCGCAAGCTGGTGCACGACATCGCGGCGGACCGCGGCTACGCCTCCGAGTCCTTCGGCGAGGGCGCGGAGCGACACACGGTTCTGCGACGAGGCTGAGCTCAGGATGCCGGAACACCTCGAAGCGGAGCCCGATGCAGCCGCACAACTCTTCGGAGACCGCATCGAGACGGCCCGGAGGTTCACCGCGAACCTCGCGGCGTACGGTG
The DNA window shown above is from Microbacterium proteolyticum and carries:
- a CDS encoding Jag family protein, whose product is MTTSDQIAPEQTTATEEQLEQEGDIAADYLEGLLDIADIDGDLALDVRAGRAYVSVEADDADALQSISHPDTVQALQELTRLAVQSSTGRFSRLILDIGGSRDARQRQLETLVDRAIARLQEGASQASLPAMSSYERKLVHDIAADRGYASESFGEGAERHTVLRRG
- the recF gene encoding DNA replication/repair protein RecF (All proteins in this family for which functions are known are DNA-binding proteins that assist the filamentation of RecA onto DNA for the initiation of recombination or recombinational repair.); amino-acid sequence: MIVEQLGLKDFRNYAGTDVSLSPGANVFVGRNGQGKTNLVEAVAYLATLGSHRVSTDAPLVRDGTDAAIVRARLAHGERSVLLELQLNRQGANKARVNGVNVRTSELPRYAQVVLFAPEDLQIVRGDPSARRRFADQLIVQRTPRMSAVLADYDRVLRQRSALLKSARARGLRADALGTLDVWDDKLITLGTEVIEERLALASDLSAPVARAYAAIAGADHDPRLTWALSVGGGDPEEGSAAAADRSSAPLAEQFRAALAARRPAELERGLTLVGPHRDDLVLEVRGLPVKGYASHGESWSVALALRLASAELLRAESRLGDPVLILDDVFAELDAGRRARLAELAGGYEQVIVTSAVEEDVPDALRAHVVRVEAGRIEEPVDE
- the rpmH gene encoding 50S ribosomal protein L34, producing the protein MSKRTFQPNNRRRAKKHGFRARMRTRAGRGILSARRAKGRTELSA
- the dnaN gene encoding DNA polymerase III subunit beta — protein: MKFHVNRDVFSEAVSFVVKLLPQRNPQPILAGVLIEAGEQGLTLAAFDYEASARTTIEATVDEPGTILVHGRLLSDIASRLPNAPIQIAVDDDGGILLTCGSARFTLASMPVQEYPAIPEVSGESGLVPADEFATAIAQVAFAASRDDVTPVLTGVQLEVTGTQLSLVATDRYRVALREIPWDGGSAASDEPTSALVPARTLQEVGKTFAHGGDISIAFSGSGDREIIAFSSGNKTVTSLLIKGNFPPVRRLFPAQTEHHSVVNTADLAEAVRRVALVLDRSAPLRFTFGPDGVSMDASGTEQARATESVDATLVGDEVTLGLNPQYLLESLGAVRSEFTRITFTSSDNANKLSPVLVTPQTSVDKGGEGTFKYLLQPNLLLR
- the rnpA gene encoding ribonuclease P protein component, giving the protein MLAKPNRLTRGSDYKATVRRGSRCAGAHTVTYVGVSDESTAPRFGFIVSRQVGSAVTRNTIRRRLKAVCAEALPTIRGGASVVIRALPSAATADYATLRADVVRCLERKASA
- the yidD gene encoding membrane protein insertion efficiency factor YidD: MSVSTLPTSATGSGRLTADVVLASVPLLPRNAGLVLLHAYRATISHVYGDVCKYYPSCSAYSVGAVQQHGLVKGVAFTAARLARCHPWAQGGIDDVRPHRAFRHELTRHGFVVPARKD
- the dnaA gene encoding chromosomal replication initiator protein DnaA — protein: MSLHEVPDVPVWSAVLDHLLTDDRVTPQLHGFLNLAVPQGVMGGTLYLDVPNDLTAAQFNKRMRAPILEALAHVQGSDPDIGMFRVVVNPDIVESHRTPVTPVGDRTPSVPAMPAHSNVIDQVPEPIVPASRNDTRLNPKYTFDNFVIGQSNRFAHAAAVAVAEAPAKAYNPLFIYGDSGLGKTHLLHAIGDYAASMYAGIRVRYVSSEEFTNDFINSIANNRGSAFQARYRDVDILLIDDIQFLQGRAETQEAFFHTFNTLHDHDKQVVITSDLPPKQLTGFEDRMRSRFEWGLITDVQAPDLETRIAILRKKAQSERLLIPDDVLEYIATVVSSNIRELEGALIRVSAFASLNRSTLDMSLAQTVLRDIIDQDDANVISPTDIITATAQYFKLSVDDLYGSSRSQAVATARQIAMYLCRERTSLSLPKIGQLFGNRDHTTVMYAYKKISDLMKERRSIFNQVSEITSQLGRMR
- the yidC gene encoding membrane protein insertase YidC, which codes for MVQFDLIGTILWPLKWAVELVLVGWHSLFTALGMAPAAGLTWVLSIVGLVLIVRAALIPLFVKQIKSQRKMMEIAPELRKVQEKYRGKKDQLSREAMSRETMALYKKHGTTPVSSCLPLLVQMPIFFALFSVLNDVAKHATNNQGGVGLLTPELTREFYDARLFDVASMHVNLVTAWGQPDGQITVAILLTLVVLMIASQFFTQLQIISKNLSPEAKTGQAYQMQKIMLYILPLAFIFSGVFFPLGVVIYWFVSNLWTMVQQFIVIREMPTPGSDAAKAREERLARKGKAIDSSGKVVPMEKYQAEQQRLLEEAERARAAAPKRQQPVGKQRAKKQQSAKNAGAAGGTAGAPGSTPAS
- the gyrB gene encoding DNA topoisomerase (ATP-hydrolyzing) subunit B, which translates into the protein MTSENPDSVSEEPEASPTAKVPNEYGADAIQVLEGLEAVRKRPGMYIGSTGERGLHHLVQEIVDNSVDEALAGYCDTIDVTILSDGAVRVIDNGRGIPVDMHRTEGKSTVEVVLTVLHAGGKFGGGGYAVSGGLHGVGSSVVNALSTRLEVEVQRQGHVWRQSFRDGGVPLAPLAKGEESEKTGTSITFWPDATIFDTVDFDYDTLRTRFQQMAFLNKGLRLSLRDERPQSLITEGEPGEEVTEARHDTFLYERGLVDYVEHLNRVRKADVVNDEIIEVESEDTERKIALELAMQWTTAYTENVFTYANTINTHEGGTHEEGFRAALTTLVNRYARANNLLKEKDDNLTGDDIREGLTAVISVKLSEPQFEGQTKTKLGNTEARAYVQKVVGDKLGDWFDRNPSQAKNIIRKAIDAATARLAARKARETARRKSVFESAAMPDKLKDCTSKDPSISEIFLVEGDSAGGSAVQGRDPHTQAILALRGKILNVERARLDRALGNKEVQAMIQAFGTGIGEDFDMAKARYHKIVLMADADVDGQHITTLLLTLLFRYMRGLIEAGYVYLAQPPLYRLKWSNHPHEYAYSDRERDAMLVDGQASGRRIPKDNGIQRYKGLGEMNDHELWETTMDPETRTLRQVTIDDAAAADEIFSVLMGEDVESRRSFIQRNAKDVRFLDI
- a CDS encoding DUF721 domain-containing protein, encoding MSDEPELPETLATYLRLRGLEPSPYRKKKRRRRTDDGDNAPFSPGRDPRGLGDVLSALTQSAGWEPQLSREDLVRTWDEVAGADTAAHTRPVALDAGTLTVQADSTAWAKQLQLMRAHILSEIIRRFPDAGVEAIRFVGPDVPSWKWGPRAVPGRGPRDTYG